In one Pseudodesulfovibrio tunisiensis genomic region, the following are encoded:
- a CDS encoding ABC transporter substrate-binding protein, with product MKKLALTVLVLALFAAAGPAIAAERVVHVFNWTEYIPEGVIEEFEATTGIKVVYATFESNESMYAKLKMLDGKGYDVIVPSTYFVSKMAREGLLRELDHAKLPNLKNMDPAYLDKPFDKGNRYSMPYAIGGTGIMVNRTEVNPERIRSWKGLWDSSLAGQILLMDDMRDVFGIALKINGHSLNDTDPKHIEQAYELLKSLMPNVRTFNSDTPKTPFLNEEVGVGMIWNGEAFVAMNEMDTLEFIWPEEGGLFWMDCLCIPAGAENVDEAHEFINFILRPEVARQMVEEWGYATANRATIDMLPENYRKSSVIFPPKEVMDKSEFQNDVGEAIFVYEKFWNRLKGGH from the coding sequence ATGAAGAAGCTCGCTTTGACCGTCCTTGTTCTGGCCCTGTTCGCGGCTGCTGGTCCGGCCATTGCCGCGGAACGCGTGGTCCATGTCTTCAACTGGACCGAGTACATTCCCGAAGGGGTCATCGAAGAATTCGAGGCCACGACCGGCATCAAGGTGGTGTACGCCACGTTCGAATCCAACGAATCCATGTACGCCAAGCTCAAGATGCTCGACGGCAAGGGCTATGACGTGATCGTGCCGTCCACCTATTTCGTCAGCAAGATGGCGCGCGAAGGGCTGCTCAGGGAACTGGACCATGCCAAGCTGCCCAACCTGAAAAACATGGATCCCGCCTATCTGGACAAACCCTTTGACAAGGGCAACCGCTATTCCATGCCCTACGCCATCGGCGGCACCGGCATCATGGTCAACAGGACCGAAGTGAATCCCGAAAGGATACGCTCCTGGAAAGGACTCTGGGATTCCTCCCTTGCCGGGCAGATACTGCTCATGGACGACATGCGCGACGTCTTCGGCATCGCCCTCAAGATCAATGGCCATTCCCTGAACGACACCGATCCCAAGCACATCGAACAGGCATACGAACTCCTCAAGAGCCTCATGCCCAACGTGCGCACCTTCAATTCCGACACGCCCAAGACCCCGTTCCTGAACGAGGAAGTGGGCGTGGGCATGATCTGGAACGGCGAAGCCTTCGTGGCCATGAATGAAATGGACACGCTGGAATTCATCTGGCCCGAGGAAGGCGGCCTGTTCTGGATGGATTGCCTGTGCATTCCGGCCGGGGCCGAGAACGTGGACGAGGCCCACGAATTCATCAACTTCATCCTCCGGCCCGAGGTCGCCAGGCAGATGGTCGAGGAATGGGGCTATGCCACGGCCAACCGAGCCACCATCGACATGCTCCCGGAAAACTACCGCAAGAGCAGCGTCATTTTCCCGCCCAAGGAAGTCATGGACAAATCCGAATTCCAGAACGACGTGGGCGAAGCCATCTTCGTTTACGAAAAATTCTGGAATCGACTCAAAGGCGGTCACTAG
- the potC gene encoding spermidine/putrescine ABC transporter permease PotC, which translates to MNRFLRLIRLVPVYLFLYVPILVLIGFSFNDSKYSVVWKGFTWKWYSRLLDNTQLMDAALNTLTVAVLAASLATALGVLAAVALHRYRFAGRSAMKAGLFVLMMSPDIVMGVSLLMLFVLLGMAPGFWPLLLAHVTFCLPFVTTTVLSRLKGFDPHLIEAAQDLGAGEFRTFRHVILPLCWPAVLAGWLLSFTLSMDDVIISFFVTGPDFDILPLRIYSMVRMGVKPDVNALSAFMVGLTVILVFTSQLLLRKKK; encoded by the coding sequence ATGAACCGCTTCCTGCGCCTGATCCGACTGGTTCCTGTCTACCTCTTCCTGTACGTGCCCATTCTGGTGCTCATCGGATTCTCGTTCAACGACTCGAAGTATTCCGTGGTCTGGAAGGGGTTCACCTGGAAGTGGTATTCCCGGCTGCTGGACAATACCCAGCTCATGGACGCGGCCCTGAACACCCTGACCGTTGCCGTGCTGGCCGCGAGTCTGGCCACCGCCCTCGGCGTGCTGGCCGCCGTGGCCCTGCACCGCTACCGGTTCGCGGGCCGATCCGCCATGAAAGCCGGACTGTTCGTGCTCATGATGAGCCCGGACATAGTCATGGGCGTTTCCCTGCTCATGCTCTTCGTACTGCTGGGCATGGCCCCGGGGTTCTGGCCCCTGCTTCTGGCTCATGTCACGTTCTGTCTGCCCTTTGTGACCACAACGGTACTGTCGCGGCTCAAGGGCTTCGACCCGCACCTGATCGAGGCGGCCCAGGATCTGGGGGCCGGAGAGTTCCGCACCTTCCGACACGTGATCCTGCCCCTGTGCTGGCCCGCCGTGCTCGCGGGATGGCTGCTCTCCTTCACCCTGTCCATGGATGACGTGATCATCAGCTTTTTTGTAACGGGGCCGGATTTCGACATCCTTCCCCTGCGCATCTACTCCATGGTACGGATGGGCGTGAAGCCCGACGTGAACGCGCTGTCCGCGTTCATGGTGGGACTCACCGTCATCCTTGTATTCACCTCGCAACTCCTTTTGAGGAAAAAGAAATGA
- the potB gene encoding spermidine/putrescine ABC transporter permease PotB: MNNKTLFRRLSAGIPGLWLIVFGLAPLLIMLAASFLARSESSFITPAFSLEGYAKTFSPLFLTILLKSAYLAGGTTLLCLLAGYPFAYCVARMPKAWRGPLLMLVIIPFWTNSLIRTYALVFMLKSKGLLSQFLLWAGIIEKPLSLMYTEAAVFIGMTYTLLPFMILPIYSSIEKMDNRLLEAARDLGANRWQAFRRVTLPLSMPGVLAGSMMVFLPALGMFYIPDLLGGGKHLIVGNYIKNQFLTSRDWPAGAAASMALTALMLCLLSVYRWTDRHRNGGKGGNGI; the protein is encoded by the coding sequence ATGAATAACAAAACCCTTTTCCGCCGACTGTCCGCCGGGATTCCCGGGCTGTGGCTGATCGTCTTCGGGCTGGCTCCCCTGCTGATCATGCTCGCTGCGAGCTTTCTTGCACGCAGCGAATCCTCGTTCATCACGCCCGCGTTCTCGCTGGAAGGCTATGCCAAGACGTTCAGTCCGCTGTTCCTGACCATCCTGCTCAAGTCCGCGTATCTCGCCGGAGGCACAACCCTGCTCTGCCTGCTGGCCGGATACCCGTTCGCCTATTGCGTGGCGCGCATGCCCAAAGCGTGGCGCGGCCCGCTGCTCATGCTGGTGATCATCCCGTTCTGGACCAATTCGCTGATCCGAACCTATGCGCTCGTGTTCATGCTCAAGTCCAAGGGCCTGCTCTCCCAGTTTCTGCTCTGGGCCGGAATCATCGAAAAACCGCTCTCCCTGATGTACACCGAGGCCGCAGTCTTCATCGGCATGACCTACACGCTTCTGCCGTTCATGATCCTGCCCATCTACTCCTCCATTGAAAAAATGGACAATCGGCTGCTGGAAGCGGCACGCGATCTGGGCGCGAACCGCTGGCAGGCATTCCGCAGGGTGACCCTGCCCCTGTCCATGCCCGGCGTGCTCGCAGGCTCCATGATGGTGTTCCTCCCGGCCCTCGGCATGTTCTACATCCCGGACCTGCTGGGCGGCGGCAAGCACCTGATCGTGGGCAACTACATCAAGAACCAGTTTCTCACGTCCCGGGACTGGCCGGCCGGAGCCGCGGCAAGCATGGCCCTGACCGCGCTCATGCTCTGCCTGCTCTCGGTCTACCGCTGGACAGACAGACACCGCAACGGCGGCAAGGGAGGCAACGGCATATGA
- the potA gene encoding spermidine/putrescine ABC transporter ATP-binding protein PotA, with product MAENNHVIRLRNLSKRFGESLVLSDVNLDIENGEFLTFLGPSGCGKTTILRIIAGLEEPTTGDVFLDGVRVNDVPAEKRKVNTVFQSYALFPHMTVRDNLAFGPKMAGANPRDTDRRVRESLELVDLGSMIDRMPSQLSGGQQQRVAIARAIINNPKALLLDEPLSALDARLRKRMQTSLKQLCRELGITFILVTHDQEEAFAMSDRVVVMDEGRIVQVGTPVQVYEEPVNLYVAGFVGETAILDGKAVSRTQGFLQAEVEGKPCVLHTKRTFSEGQPIKVVLRPEDILVESEIPDNDDHLWLPGEITETVYKGSTWDMLVELDCGKVVRVTEFFNEDDDRIWHKPGDRIFMSWYTGWEVVLPDE from the coding sequence ATGGCAGAGAACAACCATGTCATACGGCTCCGGAATCTTTCCAAAAGATTCGGCGAATCGTTGGTCCTTTCGGACGTTAACCTCGACATTGAAAACGGCGAGTTCCTGACTTTTCTCGGCCCGAGCGGGTGCGGGAAGACAACGATCCTGCGCATCATCGCAGGTCTTGAGGAACCCACAACCGGCGACGTGTTTCTGGACGGCGTGCGCGTGAACGACGTGCCTGCGGAAAAACGCAAGGTGAACACCGTGTTCCAGAGCTACGCCCTGTTCCCGCACATGACTGTGCGGGACAATCTCGCGTTCGGCCCGAAAATGGCCGGGGCGAATCCCAGGGACACGGATCGCCGCGTGCGCGAATCCCTGGAACTGGTGGATCTGGGCTCCATGATCGATCGGATGCCCTCCCAGCTTTCCGGCGGACAGCAGCAGCGCGTGGCCATTGCCCGTGCCATCATCAACAATCCCAAGGCCCTGCTTCTGGACGAACCCCTGTCCGCGCTGGACGCCCGCCTCAGAAAGCGGATGCAGACCAGCCTGAAGCAGCTCTGTCGGGAACTCGGCATTACCTTCATTCTCGTGACCCACGATCAGGAAGAGGCATTCGCCATGTCCGATCGCGTGGTGGTCATGGACGAAGGCCGGATCGTGCAGGTAGGCACGCCGGTTCAGGTGTACGAGGAACCCGTCAACCTGTACGTGGCCGGTTTCGTCGGCGAAACCGCCATTCTGGACGGCAAGGCCGTTTCCCGGACCCAGGGCTTCCTGCAGGCCGAGGTCGAGGGCAAGCCCTGCGTCCTGCACACCAAACGCACCTTTTCCGAGGGCCAGCCCATCAAGGTGGTTCTGCGCCCCGAAGACATTCTCGTGGAAAGCGAGATTCCGGACAATGACGACCATCTCTGGCTGCCCGGCGAGATCACCGAGACCGTATACAAGGGCTCGACGTGGGACATGCTGGTCGAGCTGGATTGCGGCAAGGTCGTTCGCGTCACGGAATTCTTCAACGAGGACGACGACCGCATCTGGCACAAGCCGGGAGACCGGATTTTCATGAGCTGGTACACGGGTTGGGAAGTGGTGCTGCCCGATGAATAA
- a CDS encoding M14/M99 family metallopeptidase produces MADSWEHVFFRGTQYPLKVCYIEGALPGPTVMVQGGIQGDETSGFVTAQILSRVKALRGNLIVLPRANVPSINLRARQVNVDMNRRFDQDYNRFYEDRVARVIRFLLSRSDAFIHLHEGSGFYTPVWVDSMRNPKRYGQSIIIDSLRYKTIDLADTVKGVLEELNRHIPTGDYQFRLFNTRTFERGTNYPEMRKSLTCYALSELGIPAMAVEVSKDIIQLDWKVRHQLAATVLLLKRLGVDAVAPSINDADISAYARMNVDVQVNGRSLRGGSLNLAPGATLAVETRAGGLETFEPTLALFASDRPGVNLMNARRMVLEPFSELELRSDGRRVARARINWTGRLPESPGGDKPVFVCWLNGNPTFVREGEVLRAVEGDQLILEGIWGSHREEVINFKGFVAIPWANNGQDMGWEIILDPDNFMDKYRMKHGKTLVAKYRVVRETPGVRRSEFRVEVEPRRVLALRLADPYGQSLLIPWTPGGAYHLPAGEYELEGTWSNGPSDKIVATAGNSPVETGGRFRLDAGSRLTFEVRQATTFGTLGNMTFSSGGLALNTNPDQ; encoded by the coding sequence ATGGCCGACTCGTGGGAACACGTCTTTTTCCGCGGCACCCAATACCCCCTGAAGGTCTGCTACATCGAAGGCGCCCTGCCCGGCCCCACGGTCATGGTTCAGGGCGGCATTCAGGGCGACGAGACTTCGGGATTCGTCACGGCCCAGATTCTCTCCCGCGTCAAGGCGCTTCGCGGCAACCTGATCGTCCTGCCCCGGGCCAACGTGCCCTCCATCAACCTGCGCGCGCGGCAGGTCAACGTGGACATGAACCGCCGGTTCGATCAGGACTACAACCGATTCTACGAAGACCGCGTGGCCCGGGTCATCCGCTTTCTGCTCTCCCGCAGCGACGCGTTCATCCACCTGCACGAGGGCAGTGGCTTCTACACCCCGGTATGGGTGGATTCCATGCGCAATCCCAAGCGGTACGGTCAATCCATCATCATCGACAGCCTGCGCTACAAGACCATCGACCTTGCCGACACCGTGAAGGGTGTGCTTGAAGAGTTGAATCGACACATTCCCACCGGGGACTATCAGTTCCGCCTCTTCAACACCCGTACCTTCGAACGGGGCACGAACTACCCGGAAATGCGCAAATCCCTGACCTGCTACGCCCTGTCCGAGCTCGGCATTCCGGCCATGGCCGTCGAAGTGAGCAAGGACATCATCCAGCTCGACTGGAAGGTCCGGCATCAGCTCGCGGCCACGGTTCTGCTGCTGAAACGCCTCGGCGTGGACGCTGTGGCGCCCTCGATCAATGATGCGGACATTTCCGCCTATGCCCGGATGAACGTGGACGTGCAAGTGAATGGCAGGAGCCTGAGGGGAGGCAGCCTGAATCTGGCACCGGGAGCCACGCTTGCCGTGGAAACCCGCGCCGGTGGGTTGGAAACCTTCGAGCCCACGCTGGCCCTGTTCGCTTCGGACCGTCCCGGCGTCAACCTCATGAATGCCCGGCGCATGGTGCTTGAACCTTTTTCCGAACTGGAACTGCGCAGCGACGGCCGACGCGTGGCCCGGGCCCGGATCAACTGGACCGGACGACTGCCCGAATCCCCGGGCGGGGACAAGCCGGTTTTCGTGTGCTGGCTCAATGGCAACCCGACCTTTGTTCGTGAAGGCGAAGTGCTTCGCGCAGTCGAGGGCGACCAGCTCATTCTGGAGGGCATCTGGGGCAGCCATCGAGAGGAAGTCATCAACTTCAAGGGATTCGTCGCCATTCCATGGGCCAACAACGGCCAGGACATGGGCTGGGAAATCATCCTTGATCCCGACAACTTCATGGACAAGTACCGCATGAAGCACGGGAAAACCCTTGTGGCAAAATACCGCGTGGTCCGGGAAACCCCGGGGGTGCGCAGAAGCGAATTTCGGGTCGAGGTGGAGCCGAGGCGCGTTCTGGCCCTGCGTCTGGCCGATCCGTACGGGCAATCCCTGCTGATTCCCTGGACCCCGGGCGGCGCCTATCACCTCCCTGCCGGTGAATACGAGCTCGAAGGAACCTGGAGCAACGGCCCTTCCGACAAGATCGTGGCCACGGCCGGAAATTCCCCGGTGGAAACCGGTGGCAGATTCCGCCTTGATGCAGGCAGCCGTCTCACCTTCGAGGTGCGGCAGGCCACCACCTTTGGCACTCTCGGCAACATGACCTTTTCCTCGGGCGGGCTGGCCCTGAACACCAATCCGGACCAGTAA
- a CDS encoding L,D-transpeptidase Cds6 family protein, with protein MRVIAWSLTILLLAASAVRADGWKTTLSSHSLGPERIVAIDKASQTLFLLEQRSPLHMKESYPCTTGQVEGDKLVRGDMRTPEGVYFLGGRIGRKLDWTLYGNVAYSLNYPNPVDRIKGKTGYGIWLHGRGKTLVPRDTLGCVALKNPDIQALGDDITPGTPVLIASDLKWTPKNNQDDPLAEELAEQVRIWASDWEKQGQDFLDHYNPALMTLSENSDFRNFAAHKRNVFAAKPWIHVVVDNIHVMPGPDYWVTWFDQYYRTTGLISQTGKRFYWQRDTDGKWRIVGREFTPASQDLEPRYLSRVSTQAEELVRTWAEAWRGADIDVYTTCYADDAMQDGRRGPKRIAEYKKALWEEKPPVKLEVEQMEIALHPRGLKVNFLQKYSDASGYSDVGVKTLVLAPRGRDWKIQSEHWRRSR; from the coding sequence ATGCGCGTCATTGCCTGGAGCCTGACCATACTGTTATTGGCCGCCTCCGCTGTCCGGGCCGATGGCTGGAAGACGACCCTGTCGTCCCACAGTCTCGGTCCGGAGCGCATTGTCGCCATAGACAAGGCTTCCCAGACCCTGTTCCTTCTGGAACAGCGGTCTCCCCTGCACATGAAGGAAAGCTACCCCTGCACCACGGGGCAGGTCGAAGGCGACAAGCTCGTGCGGGGTGACATGCGCACCCCGGAAGGGGTCTATTTCCTTGGGGGACGCATCGGGCGGAAGCTCGACTGGACCTTGTACGGCAACGTGGCCTATTCCCTGAACTATCCGAACCCGGTGGATCGCATCAAGGGCAAGACCGGATACGGCATATGGCTGCATGGCCGGGGCAAGACCCTTGTCCCCCGCGATACGCTCGGATGCGTGGCCCTCAAGAATCCCGACATTCAGGCCCTTGGGGATGACATCACACCGGGCACCCCGGTGCTCATCGCCAGCGACCTGAAATGGACCCCGAAGAACAACCAGGACGATCCGCTTGCCGAGGAACTCGCCGAGCAGGTTCGCATCTGGGCTTCGGACTGGGAAAAGCAGGGACAGGATTTCCTCGACCACTACAACCCCGCCCTGATGACGCTCTCCGAGAACAGCGATTTCCGCAACTTTGCTGCGCACAAGCGCAACGTGTTCGCGGCCAAGCCCTGGATTCACGTAGTGGTGGACAACATCCACGTAATGCCCGGACCGGACTACTGGGTGACGTGGTTCGACCAGTACTACCGCACCACCGGTCTGATTTCCCAGACCGGCAAGCGGTTCTACTGGCAGCGCGACACGGATGGAAAATGGCGCATCGTGGGCCGGGAATTCACCCCCGCTTCCCAGGACCTCGAACCCCGCTACCTGAGCCGGGTCTCCACGCAGGCCGAGGAACTGGTCAGGACGTGGGCCGAGGCATGGCGAGGTGCGGACATCGATGTGTACACGACCTGCTACGCGGACGACGCCATGCAGGACGGACGGCGCGGTCCGAAACGCATCGCCGAGTACAAAAAGGCGTTGTGGGAAGAAAAACCTCCTGTTAAGCTGGAGGTTGAGCAAATGGAAATCGCGTTGCATCCCCGGGGCCTGAAAGTGAATTTTCTGCAGAAATACAGTGATGCCTCCGGCTATTCGGATGTGGGCGTGAAGACGTTGGTCCTCGCCCCCCGTGGTCGGGACTGGAAGATTCAAAGCGAGCACTGGAGACGGAGTAGATGA
- the pyrE gene encoding orotate phosphoribosyltransferase: protein MQNLKTKLAKLLLERSYKEGDFTLTSGKKSDFYFDCKQTALHPEGSYLIGKLFFEMLRDVDVKGVGGMTLGADPLISSVTVVSHLEDRGMPGFIIRKKAKGHGTGQYLEGMSNFEPGDKVALLEDVVTTGGTLITAAERVRDAGLEIVTVLSVLDRGEGGRENLRDAGLELRSIFTRQELKDAGK, encoded by the coding sequence ATGCAGAATCTGAAGACCAAACTTGCCAAGCTGCTTCTGGAGCGCTCCTACAAGGAGGGCGACTTTACGCTGACGTCCGGCAAGAAGAGCGATTTCTATTTCGATTGCAAGCAGACCGCCCTGCACCCCGAAGGCAGCTACCTCATCGGCAAGCTGTTCTTCGAGATGCTCCGCGACGTGGACGTCAAGGGCGTGGGCGGCATGACTCTGGGCGCCGACCCCCTGATCTCCAGCGTGACCGTGGTGTCGCATCTGGAGGACCGGGGCATGCCCGGATTCATCATTCGCAAGAAGGCCAAGGGCCATGGAACCGGCCAGTATCTGGAAGGAATGTCCAACTTCGAGCCCGGCGACAAGGTCGCCCTGCTCGAGGACGTGGTCACCACCGGCGGCACCCTGATCACGGCTGCGGAGCGTGTGCGCGACGCCGGGCTGGAGATCGTGACCGTGCTGAGCGTGCTGGATCGAGGCGAAGGCGGACGCGAGAACCTGCGGGATGCGGGGTTGGAGCTGCGCTCCATCTTCACCCGGCAGGAACTCAAGGACGCTGGCAAGTAA
- the purB gene encoding adenylosuccinate lyase produces MIERYSRPEMAALWTLENKFRVWLEVELAVCEAWHENGQISDKAINDIRTMADFDADRILEIEKTTKHDVIAFLTAVEEKVGPSSRYIHLGCTSSDIVDTANGVLLTRAGRVIAKSLDRLLDVLKELAHRHKGLLCMGRTHGIHAEPTTYGLKFAGFHAEFQRHRERWEAACENIRVGKLSGAVGTFAHLSPEIEERACEILGLRPDPHSTQVVQRDRYAQFFTTLAMMAGGIERLGVELRHLQRTEVLEVEEGFTKGQKGSSAMPHKKNPISAENLCGLSRVVRSNSLASMESQALWHERDISHSSVERVIMPDSTVLMDYILNRMAGVLERLVVKEDNITRNLYGSFGLFYSQRVLNKLIASGLRRQKAYEMVQRVAMVCWAEKLQFEDEVRKDAEIKTHLASNELDDAFDPSYYKRYEDTIFERVFGE; encoded by the coding sequence ATGATTGAACGGTACTCGCGGCCCGAGATGGCCGCGCTGTGGACTCTGGAAAACAAGTTCCGGGTCTGGCTGGAAGTGGAACTGGCCGTTTGCGAGGCCTGGCATGAAAACGGCCAGATTTCGGACAAGGCCATCAACGATATCCGGACAATGGCCGACTTCGACGCGGACCGCATTCTGGAAATCGAAAAAACCACCAAGCACGATGTGATCGCCTTTCTTACCGCAGTGGAGGAAAAGGTGGGACCGTCGTCCCGGTACATTCATCTGGGCTGCACCTCGTCCGACATCGTGGACACGGCCAACGGCGTGCTCCTGACCCGGGCCGGAAGAGTCATCGCCAAGAGCCTCGACCGCCTTCTGGACGTGCTCAAGGAACTGGCGCATCGCCACAAGGGCCTGCTCTGCATGGGCCGCACCCACGGCATCCACGCCGAGCCCACCACCTACGGACTCAAGTTCGCCGGCTTCCACGCCGAATTCCAGCGCCACCGCGAACGCTGGGAAGCCGCATGCGAAAACATCCGCGTGGGCAAGCTCTCCGGCGCAGTGGGCACCTTTGCGCACCTGTCCCCGGAGATCGAGGAACGCGCCTGCGAAATCCTCGGCCTGAGGCCGGACCCGCATTCCACCCAGGTTGTCCAGCGCGACCGCTACGCCCAGTTCTTCACCACGCTGGCCATGATGGCTGGCGGCATCGAGCGCCTCGGCGTGGAGCTGCGCCACCTGCAGCGCACCGAAGTCCTCGAGGTGGAGGAAGGCTTCACCAAGGGGCAGAAGGGCTCCTCGGCCATGCCCCACAAGAAGAATCCCATTTCCGCGGAAAACCTGTGCGGCCTGTCCCGCGTGGTCCGCTCCAACTCCCTTGCCAGCATGGAAAGCCAGGCCCTGTGGCACGAGCGCGACATCAGCCACTCCTCCGTGGAACGCGTGATCATGCCCGACTCCACCGTGCTCATGGACTACATCCTGAACCGCATGGCCGGCGTGCTGGAACGTCTGGTGGTCAAGGAAGACAACATCACCCGCAACCTGTACGGATCGTTCGGACTTTTCTACTCCCAGCGGGTTCTGAACAAGCTCATCGCCTCGGGCCTTCGCCGCCAGAAGGCCTATGAAATGGTCCAGCGCGTGGCCATGGTCTGCTGGGCCGAAAAGCTCCAGTTCGAGGACGAGGTGCGTAAGGACGCGGAAATCAAGACGCATCTGGCATCCAACGAACTTGACGACGCGTTTGACCCCTCGTATTACAAACGTTATGAAGACACCATCTTCGAACGAGTGTTCGGAGAATAA
- a CDS encoding FmdB family zinc ribbon protein, which produces MPIYEYQCEKCGRVFEDWQSGFEEHDMECPDCGGVSRRLISNTSFILKGSGWYVTDYAGKNPSNGASGSGDNGNGNGKKDAAASKAKPDTGGCAASASTTSAQ; this is translated from the coding sequence ATGCCCATCTACGAATATCAATGCGAAAAATGCGGTCGAGTCTTTGAGGACTGGCAGTCCGGTTTTGAGGAACACGACATGGAATGCCCCGATTGCGGGGGCGTTTCCAGGCGTCTCATTTCCAACACCTCGTTCATCCTCAAGGGCTCCGGATGGTATGTCACCGACTATGCAGGAAAAAATCCCAGCAACGGGGCTTCCGGCAGCGGGGACAATGGAAACGGAAACGGCAAAAAGGACGCCGCCGCCAGCAAAGCCAAACCCGATACCGGGGGCTGCGCTGCTTCGGCATCCACGACTTCCGCACAATAG
- a CDS encoding efflux RND transporter periplasmic adaptor subunit, which translates to MKRIGMLLPGLCVALVLASLVACKGGEDKKKAVASQETVPMKVVKAEQRPVQVWGEFVAQINAKATVDVRARVEGFLLEKHFKEGDTVEKDQLLFEIDPQTYQEQIKQAQATVNYNRAKLSKAERDFQRFEKLFDEGVVSRDEFEVRQTDMETLKASLSDSQAALRDSQLQLGYTRIHSPLTGVIGKAHVDVGNLVGRGENTLLATVSSTDPVYVNFSISESDYVRAMRNRELRNAQNKDENALRIILADGSKYEHGGTFDMADRAVDPRTGTLGIRLTFPNPDGLLKPGQYAKLRALLDNIPDALVVPARAVVDVQGVKSLYVVGEDGVVKSVPVKLGPEQQDVVAVTEGIKVGDMIIADGVSRVRPGIKVKPIPVPMSDGDSQKQPQANTEQDKTETSGQNG; encoded by the coding sequence GTGAAACGGATCGGAATGCTGTTGCCCGGATTGTGCGTGGCGCTGGTTCTGGCCTCGCTGGTCGCCTGCAAGGGCGGAGAGGACAAGAAGAAGGCCGTGGCTTCGCAGGAGACCGTGCCCATGAAGGTGGTCAAGGCCGAACAGCGGCCCGTGCAGGTCTGGGGGGAATTCGTGGCCCAGATCAATGCCAAGGCCACGGTGGACGTGCGCGCCCGCGTGGAGGGCTTTCTGCTCGAAAAGCATTTCAAGGAGGGCGACACGGTCGAGAAGGATCAGCTGCTTTTCGAGATCGATCCCCAAACCTATCAGGAGCAGATCAAGCAGGCTCAGGCCACGGTCAATTACAACAGGGCCAAGTTGAGCAAGGCGGAACGCGATTTCCAGCGTTTCGAAAAGCTGTTTGACGAGGGCGTGGTCAGCCGCGACGAGTTCGAGGTGCGTCAGACCGACATGGAAACCCTCAAGGCTTCACTTAGCGATTCTCAGGCTGCGCTTCGGGATTCGCAGCTTCAGCTTGGCTACACGCGCATTCATTCCCCGTTGACCGGAGTCATCGGCAAGGCCCATGTGGACGTGGGCAATCTTGTCGGACGCGGCGAAAACACCCTGCTTGCGACCGTGTCCTCCACCGACCCCGTGTACGTGAATTTTTCCATCAGCGAATCCGACTACGTGCGCGCCATGCGCAACCGCGAATTGCGCAATGCCCAGAACAAGGATGAAAACGCACTGCGCATCATCCTTGCCGATGGTTCGAAGTACGAGCACGGGGGCACGTTCGACATGGCCGACCGTGCGGTTGATCCCAGAACCGGAACCCTCGGCATCCGACTGACCTTTCCCAATCCGGACGGCCTGCTCAAGCCCGGCCAGTACGCCAAGCTGCGTGCGCTTCTCGACAACATCCCGGACGCGCTGGTCGTTCCCGCACGCGCCGTGGTGGACGTTCAGGGCGTGAAGTCGCTGTACGTTGTCGGCGAAGACGGCGTGGTCAAGAGCGTGCCGGTCAAGCTCGGCCCCGAGCAGCAGGACGTGGTTGCGGTCACGGAAGGCATCAAGGTCGGGGACATGATCATTGCGGACGGCGTGAGCCGCGTGCGTCCCGGCATCAAGGTCAAGCCCATCCCCGTGCCCATGTCCGACGGAGATTCGCAGAAGCAGCCGCAGGCGAACACGGAACAGGACAAGACCGAAACCTCGGGCCAGAACGGGTAG